A section of the Metabacillus endolithicus genome encodes:
- a CDS encoding recombinase family protein, translating to MKNHSNFKWLTKIYSYLRTSGILNPTDSIYQQQCIVEEFALEHELSVKEFIIDEHKTGLNQNREGFQKLMHLVEHNLVDLILVPFFDRLGRDDFEMSLFLMKLKGKGIECISIVEEKYLSQMTETEIVQVAINASEENKARHKRIMQSTAASLKKGEYAYNKIPFGYSRDEHRKLYVNEYGKIVKDIFQFFLEFQSIPKVVKLLEKYNDNDFGVKLDYGKVYYTLRNRTYTGFIYSTKRTEEGEQYTRDSDVPHEPIISDEVYKEVQSILQSKKRFRSVGSHFHLFSGVISCSECSQFFKGKEGIRYKCEKCGYSMLDKHLTPQLLEYIQTLENPKDFRRSDEYKKETNSIQDQIDELELKYATLNISYQRFIERTFLLHEKLQEIYNYYNKQTLYEDSYTYLINHEKHQRLKEVMLERKLKIVVKKVNYKSFEFKQMVD from the coding sequence ATGAAGAACCATTCGAACTTCAAATGGTTGACGAAGATATATTCCTATCTAAGAACATCAGGGATCTTGAATCCTACTGATAGCATCTATCAGCAACAGTGTATTGTAGAAGAATTTGCTTTAGAACATGAACTGAGTGTGAAGGAGTTCATTATTGATGAGCATAAGACTGGTTTAAATCAGAATCGAGAAGGATTTCAAAAGTTAATGCATTTAGTAGAACATAATTTGGTGGATTTAATACTAGTACCCTTCTTTGATCGTTTAGGAAGAGATGACTTTGAAATGTCTCTCTTCCTAATGAAACTTAAAGGAAAAGGAATTGAGTGTATTAGTATTGTTGAAGAAAAGTATCTCTCACAGATGACTGAAACAGAAATAGTTCAGGTAGCTATAAATGCTTCAGAAGAAAATAAAGCTCGCCATAAACGAATCATGCAATCAACAGCAGCCTCTTTAAAGAAAGGTGAGTATGCTTATAATAAAATTCCCTTTGGCTACTCAAGGGATGAACATCGAAAGCTTTATGTAAATGAATATGGAAAGATAGTAAAAGATATTTTTCAATTTTTCCTAGAGTTTCAGAGTATTCCTAAAGTAGTCAAATTACTGGAAAAATATAACGATAATGATTTTGGAGTAAAATTGGATTACGGAAAAGTATATTATACTTTAAGGAATAGAACATATACAGGATTTATATATAGCACCAAAAGAACTGAAGAAGGAGAACAATATACACGAGATTCTGATGTGCCGCATGAACCTATTATTTCAGATGAAGTTTACAAAGAGGTCCAATCAATCCTTCAAAGCAAGAAACGGTTTAGAAGTGTGGGTTCCCACTTTCACTTGTTCTCAGGTGTAATATCTTGTTCAGAATGCTCCCAATTTTTTAAGGGTAAGGAAGGGATAAGATATAAATGTGAAAAATGCGGTTACTCTATGTTAGATAAGCATTTAACACCACAATTATTAGAGTATATACAAACCTTGGAAAATCCAAAAGACTTTCGAAGATCAGACGAATACAAAAAAGAAACAAACAGTATCCAAGATCAAATAGATGAATTGGAATTGAAATATGCAACGTTAAATATTTCTTATCAACGTTTCATTGAAAGAACATTCTTATTACATGAGAAGCTGCAAGAGATATATAACTATTACAATAAACAGACTTTGTATGAAGATAGTTACACTTATTTAATTAACCACGAAAAACACCAAAGGTTAAAAGAAGTTATGTTAGAAAGAAAGTTAAAAATAGTAGTTAAGAAAGTAAACTATAAATCATTTGAATTTAAACAAATGGTTGATTAG